GTGGGCAGTTACGAACCATGGCCAGCTGTAGTTGTTCCTCAACGGATATTGAGTAAGAGTGTGCTGAAGGCGAAGGAGAACGTTGGTCAAGTTGCTGTGGCATTTTTTAACGATTCTACCTATTATTGGACTAAACCAAAACAGTTAAAACTTCTTACTGAGGAAAATATAGAAGCGTGGATAAAATCGCCGCCCAAAAGGTCTTCGaaagagttgaagaaagctTACCAGTTTGCATCCGACTATACGAGTTTGCAAGAGTTTGTCGAAGACAGGTTGACAGCGGAGGGAAGAGCggatgatttggaaactATCGCTGAAGTTAAGATGGGAGAGGACCCATTACTTTCCAATATTGAGTTAAAACTGGAAGACACTAAATCTACGGATAAAAGACGGggcagaagaagaaatgaaagCGAATCAGAGGATTCTACCTCCAATAATAACAGTAACGGAAGTACCAAAGCTAAAAAGTCGCCCAGTAGtggaaacaaaaatagAGACTCACCGGTATCTACACCTGTCGCAACATCTGTTTcagatttcaagaagaagagggaAAGCTCATCAGAATCTCTCTCGACATCTCCTTCATTCGTACCAGAAGAACCTCCCAAGAAACGCAGTAAGCTTGACTACTCACGTAGGGTAGAGATTGCTCAAATATTCCGTAACAAATTACAGAAGTGTTTGGTTCAACGAGATACCCCACCAACAGATGCAGATCTTGCCGAGTCTGATAAACTCATGAGGAAAATCCTATCACATACTAAATCAACACCggaattctttgatttagAAGCCCTTAGGGTATCCAAATTGCATAAACTATTAAAAGTCATTTCTAGTATGCCTGAATTATCACAGTTTCACGAATCTTGTAACACTATATTGGAAGTGTGGGCACCTCATgttcaaaagatcaaaaagga
The genomic region above belongs to Kluyveromyces lactis strain NRRL Y-1140 chromosome B complete sequence and contains:
- the PDP3 gene encoding Pdp3p (similar to uniprot|Q06188 Saccharomyces cerevisiae YLR455W), whose translation is MTDGLLVTGDLVLCTVGSYEPWPAVVVPQRILSKSVLKAKENVGQVAVAFFNDSTYYWTKPKQLKLLTEENIEAWIKSPPKRSSKELKKAYQFASDYTSLQEFVEDRLTAEGRADDLETIAEVKMGEDPLLSNIELKLEDTKSTDKRRGRRRNESESEDSTSNNNSNGSTKAKKSPSSGNKNRDSPVSTPVATSVSDFKKKRESSSESLSTSPSFVPEEPPKKRSKLDYSRRVEIAQIFRNKLQKCLVQRDTPPTDADLAESDKLMRKILSHTKSTPEFFDLEALRVSKLHKLLKVISSMPELSQFHESCNTILEVWAPHVQKIKKEKLKLKGSLSP